The Methylomonas montana genome has a window encoding:
- the rpoH gene encoding RNA polymerase sigma factor RpoH — protein MNNSLALPINLSVGTFDSYLSLIARMPKLSVEQEQELALRYRDEGDLNAARELVMSNLRFVAHVARGYAGYGLPLADIVQEGNIGLMKAVKRFDPDMGVRLVSFAVHWIKAEIHEYVIKNWRIVKVATTKAQRKLFFNLRKFKKDLSYLSQDDAEAIAENLDVDVKTVYEMERRLDGRDVCLEPTNDDSDDHVQAPIAYLEQHGADPALLLENSDWEGRKEELLMDAMAGLDDRSRDILASRWLVEEKATLHELADRYQVSAERIRQLEQNAMKKLRAAVTLEA, from the coding sequence ATGAACAACAGCTTGGCTTTACCGATCAATTTGTCGGTTGGGACGTTTGATTCTTATTTAAGCCTGATAGCCCGGATGCCCAAACTCAGCGTTGAGCAGGAGCAAGAACTGGCTTTGCGTTACCGGGATGAAGGCGATCTGAATGCCGCGCGTGAGTTGGTAATGTCCAATCTACGGTTTGTCGCCCATGTGGCCAGAGGCTATGCGGGTTACGGCTTACCGTTGGCCGATATCGTGCAAGAAGGCAATATCGGCTTGATGAAAGCGGTAAAGCGCTTCGATCCGGACATGGGCGTACGCCTGGTATCGTTTGCCGTGCATTGGATCAAAGCCGAAATTCACGAATATGTGATCAAAAATTGGCGCATCGTTAAAGTCGCTACCACTAAAGCTCAACGCAAATTGTTCTTTAATCTACGTAAATTCAAAAAAGACTTAAGCTATCTGTCGCAAGACGACGCGGAAGCGATTGCCGAAAATCTGGATGTGGATGTCAAAACCGTTTACGAGATGGAGCGGCGATTGGATGGTCGCGATGTGTGTTTAGAACCGACCAACGACGACAGCGACGATCATGTCCAAGCGCCTATCGCGTATCTGGAGCAACACGGTGCCGATCCGGCCCTGTTACTGGAAAACAGCGACTGGGAGGGGCGTAAGGAAGAGTTATTAATGGATGCGATGGCGGGCTTGGACGACAGAAGCCGTGACATCCTTGCGAGTCGCTGGTTAGTAGAAGAAAAAGCAACGTTACATGAATTAGCTGATCGCTATCAAGTGTCTGCCGAGCGTATTCGGCAATTGGAGCAAAACGCAATGAAAAAACTCAGAGCGGCCGTGACCTTGGAAGCCTAA